From the genome of Candidatus Defluviilinea proxima:
TTGGAAAGACTGGGTAGAGCATTGGGCGTTACGCACTCGTATCTTTTCGAAAAACGAAGTGACGAGGTTGGCAGGTCTGTTATGACCATGAGTTATGAGTGGACGGCAGCGGGCTTCTCTTCAGATCTGAATAACCCGCTTTTTCAAAATTATGAGTTGCCACACCCCAGTCTGAAACGATTTCGTGAAACACTAGAACGCGGTGAGCCTTTGATTGCAAGTCCATCTGTTGTTACAGAAGATGAAAAAAATTATCTGGCATCCATCGGTGTTAAATCCCTGCTTGAAATGCGGATTGTGGTGAATGGCGAGCAGTGGGGCACGATCGGGTTCGATGATATGGTGAATGAGCGGGAATGGACTGTGGTTGAAGTGGATGTTATCAGAGTGGCCGCGAACGTTTTGGGGGCCGCCATCAAGCGACAAATCGATGAGGAGATGTTGCAAAGTGAATTGTCTGAACGCAAGCGGGCGGAACAGGCATTGCTCTTTTCAGAGAAAAAGTTTTTCCAAGTATTCCACACTACACCGGTCTTGATGACGCTTGAAGATGCGGATGAAAATTTTGTAGAGGTCAACGACGCTTTTGTGAAAGCCTTGGGGTATACCAGAGATAAACTCATTGGGCATCATCCAGCAGAATTCGATCTCATTCCTTTGCCTGATGACAAGCAAAAGGCGCAGAAAAATATGAGAGAGAAGGGAGGCTTTAGAGATCTTGAAATTCGTGTTCGCCGTAAATCTGGCGAGCTGTTCACTACTCTCATGTCTGTTGAGCGCCTCCATTTAGACAATACGCTTTACATTTTGACATCGGCCCTTGATATTAGCGAACGCCAACAGTCTGAGGCTGAACGTGAAAAACTCATTGCCGAATTGGAGTCGAAAAATAAGGAGTTGGAGCAATTTACTTACACAGTCTCTCATGATCTCAAGTCCCCGCTCGTTACGATCACTGGTTTTCTTGGTTACCTTGAACAGGACGTTGCGTCGGGCAACATTGTGCGACTGAGAAAAGATATGCAACGTATTCATGAAGCTGTTCTGAAAATGCAAAGATTGCTCAATGAACTCCTTGAACTTTCTCGCATTGGACGTATGATGAATCCGCCTCAGAAAGTATCGTTTGATGAACTTGTAAATGAAGCTGCGGAAATCGTCCGTGGGCGACTTGATGAAAGAAATGTCACGCTTCATACTCACCCGAACCTGCCCAGTGTATATGGAGATCGTCCACGTCTGGTAGAGGTTCTACAAAACCTGATCGATAATGCGGCAAAGTACATGGGCGATCAACCCTTTCCTCATATTGAGATCGGTCAGCGTGGAGTTGATGCCGAGCATGAGTATCCCATTTTCTACGTGCAGGATAACGGCATTGGCATTCTCCCTGAATATCATGACCGTATATTTGGTCTCTTCAATAAATTGAACGCCACCAGCGAAGGCACGGGAGTGGGCCTTGCCCTCGTAAAGAGGATTGTCGAGATTCATGGAGGAAGGATCTGGGTTGAAAGTGAATTGGAGAAGGGATCTACATTCCTTTTCACGCTTCCCACCGGACCTTCAGATTGATTCCGTTATATAAAATGCCCACGGCCACAAATTGCGCTTCCTGCTTTTGAAAAAGCGCAATTTGTGACTGCACTGGGTATAATAGCTCTATCGTATCTTTAGGAGAGCTCTCATGAAAAAGGCCGTCAGCATTAGTATTGGTTCATCAAAACGCAACAAAGCTGTGGAAGTAACTTTGTTGGGTGAAAAAGTGAGCATCGAACGTATTGGCACAGACGGTGATATGGAAGCCGCCGCCTTGAAATACAAAGAACTCGACGGCAAAGTGGATGCATTTGGTGTGGGCGGCGGGGACCTGAGCATGGTGATCGACGGGAAAAAATATGAGTTTCATTCCGTAAAGCCGATGGTGCGCTTCATCAAGAAAACCCCGGTAGTGGATGGTTCTGGCCTGCGAAACACGCTTGAAAAGAAAGCCGCGCCATTTGTTATGGAAAAGCTTGGTGATTACATCAATGCGAATGGCAAGACAGCCATGGTGATGACGGGCTCTGATCGTTGGGGGCTCACGAGTTCCTTTCTAGACGCGGGGTTTAAGTGTACCTTTGGCGATATGTTGTTTTCATTGGATATTCCGATTCCATTGCATACTGCCAAGCAGATCAAATTTGTAGCTTCACTGTTATTACCTATCGCTTTGCGCCTGCCCTTTGATTGGATTTACCCGACCGGTGAGAAACAGGAAGAACGTAGACCTAAGTATCCTCAATATTTCAAAGATGTCACAGTGGTTGCCGGTGACTGTCATTACATCAAACGTTATATGCCCGATGATATGAAAGGCAAGATTGTCGTTACCAACACGACAACCCCTGAAGATGTGGAATTGTTCAGAAAATGCGGCGTCAAATATCTCGTCACGACCACGCCTGTATTGGAAGGTCGTTCTTTTGGCACGAACATGATGGAAGCCGCCTTGGTCGCTATCTCTGGTAAGAACCGTCCGTTGACGTGGGACGAATACAATGAACTGCTTGCAAAGCTCGGTTTCGAACCGCAGTTGCAGGAACTAAACTAATTTACGATTTTTGATGGACGATTTACGATTGGCGAATAACCCAAACTTGTAAATCTGAAATCGCAAATCACCAGGAGAATTTATGGATGCAGTTGTACTTGCGGGTGGAATACCCCAGCCTGAAGACCCACTTTACAGTTATTCCCGAGGCGATTCGAAGGCGCTGATCGATGTGGCAGGTAAGCCCATGATCCAGTGGGTTCTTGATGCATTGGGCGACGCGAAACACGTTGACAATGTCATTGTGACCGGCCTTTCACCCAAGGTGGGGCTTACATGCAAGAAGCCCATACACTTTATCTCCAATCAGGGACGTATGCTTGGCAATATTGTGGCAGGCATCGGTAAATCTTTGCAATTGGATAAAAAGAGCAAGTACGTGCTTGTCGTTTCTGCTGATATTCCTGCTCTCAAACCCGAAATGGTGGATTGGCTTGTAGAAACAACAATGCAAACCAAGGACGACATCTATTATGGCGTTTGCACACGTGAAGTTATGGAAGGGCGTTACCCTGGTTCCAAACGTACGTACACAAAATTAAAGGGCATCGAACTCTGTGGCGCTGACATCAACGTTACACACGTCCGCATGGCTACAGAACACCTTGATCTGTGGGAGTCGTTGATCGGCAATCGCAAGAGTCCGCTCAGGCAGGCGAGCCTCATTGGGTTGGGAACTTTGCTACAGGTCGCCACGCGCAGTATTACCTTGGAAGACCTCGTCACAAAAGTCTGTGATCGCATAGGCATTAAGGGACGCGCCATCATCTGGTCGCATGCCGAAGCCTGTATGGACGTGGACAAGCCTCATCAATTGGAACTTTTACGTGAGGATATCGCGAAGTTACAACCCGCACCGCTTGCAAAACCAAAGGCTACAACAAAGAAACCTGCGGCTAAAAAAGCCGCGCCTGCAAAAACAAAAACCACATCGAAAGTAGCACCTAAAAAGAAATGAACCTGCGTCCTATTCTTGAATTGGATGCACGACTCTCAAACAAAATGCGCGTGGCTGAAAAGCCAGGCGCATTGCGTTCCATTGCGGCATTCTTCGCGCATTCCGGTGACTCATGGTTTTGGGCCATCGGTCTCTTTTCATTATGGGCGAGCGGCGATGCGTTTTGGAAGAAGTGGGCTGTCGTGCAATTTGTCGGCATCAGCGTACTGGCAGTTTTGGTGATGGGAACCAAATTCCTCGTGCGGAGGAAGCGTCCAGAAGGCGAGTGGGGAGGTATTTATCGGAGCACCGATCCACATTCGTTCCCATCCGGTCATGCGGCACGATCCTTCTTTATCGCATTTATTGCTTTAGGGTTGGGCCCTGCCGGTTTGGCAGTAGCTTTGTTGATCTGGGCCCCGCTTGTTGCACTGGCACGCGTTGCCATGGGCGTGCATTATGTTTCGGATATTGTTGCCGGTGCTGTGTTTGGCATCGCGATTGCGTGGATCGGTCTGCAAATTTACGAGCCTTTGTTTCATTGGGTTTTCACCCTAATTGGCTTTCCCCTTTGGTAGCTCCATTACGTGTTACAAGCTGTGCGTGTGCTTGTAACACGTAACTTTTATTCCCCTTTCTTTACGATCTTCAAATGCTCCTCGATGTGGGCGAGATCGCGTTCGATCCATGTTTGCAGTGTAAAACCACTTCCCAGTGTGACATGACGTGATGTTCGTGACCAAGCCTCCGCTGGCAATCGGCCCAAAGTTATGAGCAATGATTCCACACTGGCAACGAACCCATCCAAAAGTTGTTTGAGCGGTTTGTTTGCATCATAATGCTCCGCCATATAGGCATCACCGTCAAAATTCTGGAATTCCGGGTCTTCATCCTCAGCAGTTCTTTGCGCGCGAAACCTGTATACCAGCATGTGAACATCACGTGTGTGTGTAGCGATCTGGTGAACGTTCCAACCGCCCTCATCAAGTGGCGCTTGGAGATCTTTTACAGCCAGACATGCATCGCGAAATTCTTTCGTCGCAGAAAGCAATCTGTTCATTAAGTGCCTGCGGTATTCATTCAACTCTTTCATTTTTCCTCCAACAGCGCAAAGACCCGTTCAACAACCCCATCTCCTGTCTCTACTGCATACACTTGAATGCCATGCGGATTTAATTCACGCGCCGCTTGACGGGTGAATCCAACCAGACCATTCATACTGGCGACAAAAGCCGCTTCATTCTTGACTGGATCTTGATTCAGCGTAAGGAGATTGATCATCACCCCTGAGCTTTGTTTTCTCATTAACCGTCCCACAGTTTGCGTCATCAAAAACACGCCGGTCATATTTACATCCAATACACGATGCCAATCCCATTCATCCATTTCCAACAATCCAACATGCGGTTCGACCGATGCATGGTTGATTAGGATATCAACGCGGCCAAAGTCATCCTCTACCTGCATGATGAGATTCTGTGCTCCCACCTTCTTGGCGACGTCTTCGACATAGGCCTTGGCATGACCGCCTGATTGATTGATCTCATCGACAACTTCTTCCACATTGATCGGTGAAATGTCATTGGCCGCAATGATCGCGCCATGTTTTGCCAATGCCTGGGCAAGCAGGCGTCCACTTCCTTTGCCAGCCCCGGTGATGAGTACAACTTTATCTTTGATATTGTTCATTTATTTACACAAGGGAACTTGGTCGCGGTTTTCGTATCCATTCAACGGTAATCCCAAATAAGGTGAAGGGTCAATGGTGTTCTTGATATCTAGTTCGTTTTTGAATTGCCCGTTACCATCATCTTCCACAATGGAGAAATGCAGATGGAGGCCGACAGGGTTACTTGGATCGCCAGAGTAATCACCTTGATAGCCAAGAAGGGTTCCCGCCTCGATATATTTTTCCGAGGTGCCGGGCGGGAAATCTTCAGAGATAAAGGAATCTCCATTCTTGTCTGCCATGTGAGTGTAATAGAGCCATATCTGGCGGCCGGGTTTTAGCGGGTCTTCGGGCACACGCACAATGACTGATGATTTCCAGTCTGGCAGGCGAGTGAGATACCCTGGGTAGGCAGAAATTACACGCGTGATGTTGACATCTGTCCCTGCGAAAACATCTATTCCTTGATGGGTGTGAAGTCGTCCCATGGAGTCACCCCAAAGAAAGCCGACAAATCCATCGGTGGGGAAGAGGAAAGGCGCAGATCCGCATTGGGTACCGGCGACCAGTTTCCAGTCCGGATGAGAGGCGGGGTTATTCATCCATGTGCGAAAAGAGAGCATACGTCCCGCATTGGGGCTGTACCAGTAGTAAATGCCCGCACCGATTGTGGCTAGGATAGCCACCACAACGATAGAAAGTGTGAGAAAGCGTTTGGACATAGGGCACGATTATACCGCTGTAACTTTTTCAGAACGAATGCCCCGTTTGACTTCTTGCCTTTTAATGCAAACTAATATATTATTAATATTGTCGTAAAGGCAAACCCGTCGTGAGGCGGGGACGCAAAGTCATGGATCTGCCAGTTGGTGCGTACAAGTGACAGACCGCCAGACCGCCGAATTTTTTGTTCGGCGGCTTTTTGTTTAATAAAGGAGGTGGCGAGTTTTAAGTACAGAAACTTTTGAGCAAGTAGTGTCTACGTAAGCCTAAACTAGTTAAGAGGAGAAAATAGTTTATGAAAGCAAAATCGTTTAGTATTCTTTTGATTGTAGCGATTTTAATTATCGCAATTGTCCCTGTTGCTGGCGCTGCACCTACACCGCCTCCATCACCGGATCCAATGTTTGCTTCCGATGTTGATAATGCGGCTCATCCGCTCGGAACTGTTCAGTTGGCACAGAGACTTCAG
Proteins encoded in this window:
- a CDS encoding phosphatase PAP2 family protein, producing the protein MNLRPILELDARLSNKMRVAEKPGALRSIAAFFAHSGDSWFWAIGLFSLWASGDAFWKKWAVVQFVGISVLAVLVMGTKFLVRRKRPEGEWGGIYRSTDPHSFPSGHAARSFFIAFIALGLGPAGLAVALLIWAPLVALARVAMGVHYVSDIVAGAVFGIAIAWIGLQIYEPLFHWVFTLIGFPLW
- a CDS encoding SDR family NAD(P)-dependent oxidoreductase, whose translation is MNNIKDKVVLITGAGKGSGRLLAQALAKHGAIIAANDISPINVEEVVDEINQSGGHAKAYVEDVAKKVGAQNLIMQVEDDFGRVDILINHASVEPHVGLLEMDEWDWHRVLDVNMTGVFLMTQTVGRLMRKQSSGVMINLLTLNQDPVKNEAAFVASMNGLVGFTRQAARELNPHGIQVYAVETGDGVVERVFALLEEK
- a CDS encoding nucleotidyltransferase family protein, with translation MDAVVLAGGIPQPEDPLYSYSRGDSKALIDVAGKPMIQWVLDALGDAKHVDNVIVTGLSPKVGLTCKKPIHFISNQGRMLGNIVAGIGKSLQLDKKSKYVLVVSADIPALKPEMVDWLVETTMQTKDDIYYGVCTREVMEGRYPGSKRTYTKLKGIELCGADINVTHVRMATEHLDLWESLIGNRKSPLRQASLIGLGTLLQVATRSITLEDLVTKVCDRIGIKGRAIIWSHAEACMDVDKPHQLELLREDIAKLQPAPLAKPKATTKKPAAKKAAPAKTKTTSKVAPKKK
- a CDS encoding quinate 5-dehydrogenase, producing MKKAVSISIGSSKRNKAVEVTLLGEKVSIERIGTDGDMEAAALKYKELDGKVDAFGVGGGDLSMVIDGKKYEFHSVKPMVRFIKKTPVVDGSGLRNTLEKKAAPFVMEKLGDYINANGKTAMVMTGSDRWGLTSSFLDAGFKCTFGDMLFSLDIPIPLHTAKQIKFVASLLLPIALRLPFDWIYPTGEKQEERRPKYPQYFKDVTVVAGDCHYIKRYMPDDMKGKIVVTNTTTPEDVELFRKCGVKYLVTTTPVLEGRSFGTNMMEAALVAISGKNRPLTWDEYNELLAKLGFEPQLQELN
- a CDS encoding maleylpyruvate isomerase N-terminal domain-containing protein gives rise to the protein MKELNEYRRHLMNRLLSATKEFRDACLAVKDLQAPLDEGGWNVHQIATHTRDVHMLVYRFRAQRTAEDEDPEFQNFDGDAYMAEHYDANKPLKQLLDGFVASVESLLITLGRLPAEAWSRTSRHVTLGSGFTLQTWIERDLAHIEEHLKIVKKGE